Proteins from a genomic interval of Quercus lobata isolate SW786 chromosome 11, ValleyOak3.0 Primary Assembly, whole genome shotgun sequence:
- the LOC115966699 gene encoding uncharacterized protein LOC115966699 — MAAQFLVKQGSRWSVGKGTSIRIWGDKWLPCTTTYQVVSPRMFLSLETKVSELIDQDSSQWKAQVIDALFLPHEAECIKSIPLSIQSPDDRMIWAESANGMFTVRSAYKLEVNLSRSANYGLSSDDSQMNKFWKVINDDCCSECHEEPETSGHLFWSCSRAKEVWSCTKIHLCIAPENIHSCFDLMWHMIMEGPYDESKVALVVKIAWAMWGNRNEVRNGGKKKSGCELVQWTSQYLKEYYTALFRLATDTEVTVARWAPPPPDRYKINVDGVVFKAQKAAGIGVLIWDCHGQVIAALSKKINAPLGPLETEAKAVEAGLQFARDIVATIVPVAGTVVPVLAHVVAPMAAKFAIVIVVRAI, encoded by the exons ATGGCGGCGCAATTTTTGGTTAAGCAGGGGAGTCGGTGGAGTGTAGGTAAGGGTACATCCATTCGGATATGGGGTGACAAGTGGCTGCCCTGTACAACAACTTACCAAGTAGTATCTCCCAGAATGTTCTTGAGTTTGGAAACTAAAGTGAGTGAATTGATTGATCAGGATTCCTCACAATGGAAGGCACAGGTGATCGATGCACTTTTCCTCCCACATGAGGCAGAGTGTATTAAAAGTATACCACTGAGTATACAGTCACCAGATGATAGAATGATATGGGCAGAAAGTGCAAACGGCATGTTTACTGTTCGTAGTGCATACAAATTGGAAGTGAACTTGTCTCGGTCTGCCAATTATGGCTTAAGCTCAGATGATAGCCAAATGAATAAATTTTGGAAG GTGATAAACGATGACTGTTGCAGTGAGTGCCATGAGGAGCCCGAGACATCTGGCCACCTGTTTTGGAGCTGTTCGAGGGCTAAAGAGGTATGGAGTTGCACAAAGATTCACCTTTGTATAGCCCCAGAGAATATCCACTCTTGCTTTGATTTAATGTGGCACATGATTATGGAAGGACCATATGATGAGTCAAAGGTGGCATTGGTTGTGAAAATTGCATGGGCAATGTGGGGAAATAGAAATGAAGTGCGGAatggaggaaaaaagaaatcgGGGTGTGAATTGGTGCAATGGACTTCACAGTATCTTAAGGAGTATTATACAGCTTTGTTTCGACTAGCCACAGATACAGAGGTGACAGTAGCGAGGTGGGCACCTCCACCGCCGGATAGATATAAAATTAATGTGGATGGAGTGGTCTTCAAAGCACAGAAAGCAGCAGGTATTGGAGTCTTAATTTGGGACTGCCATGGTCAGGTAATAGCAGCATTGAGCAAGAAGATTAATGCACCATTGGGGCCTTTGGAAACTGAGGCAAAGGCTGTAGAAGCAGGACTTCAATTTGCCAGAGATATTG TTGCCACAATTGTACCGGTGGCAGGGACAGTGGTACCGGTTTTGGCACATGTGGTGGCACCCATGGCAGCAAAATTTGCTATAGTTATTGTTGTGAGGGCAATCTAA
- the LOC115969473 gene encoding uncharacterized protein LOC115969473, protein MNVLASECSSGCESGWTLYLEQSYLSPNNPRRDTGFVNGKASSCDEYKDKRDKQTVEVEDDEEEEEEEDLSMVSDASSGPPHFPEDEGYFNGDNGCFYPTSRPSTLAKNIGKRQKSKAHRHREDQEMSAFLDDTASSPVINFSSNNLTNNQASMVSVLDFSQGFSATHFEGTSAFQDHFGFLQSSLSANQLQNNQWFEGKKFGMR, encoded by the exons ATGAATGTCTTGGCTTCAGAATGTAGCAGTGGGTGTGAATCTGGTTGGACTTTGTACTTAGAACAATCTTATCTTTCTCCAAATAATCCACGTAGAGACACTGGGTTTGTTAATGGGAAAGCTAGTTCTTGTGATGaatataaagataaaagagaTAAACAGACTGTAGAAgtagaagatgatgaagaagaagaagaagaagaagacttgtCTATGGTTTCTGATGCATCTTCTGGGCCTCCACACTTCCCTGAAGATGAAGGTTACTTTAATGGTGATAATGGGTGTTTTTATCCTACATCTAGACCCTCCACATTGGCCAAGAACATTGGGAAAAGGCAGAAAAGCAAAGCACACCGACACCGTGAAGATCAAGAAATGAGTGCTTTTCTTGATGACACTGCTAGCTCTCCTGTCATCAATTTCTCCAGC AACAATCTGACCAATAATCAAGCTTCAATGGTTAGTGTCTTGGATTTTTCACAAGGTTTCTCAGCAACTCATTTCGAG GGGACATCAGCATTCCAAGACCACTTTGGTTTCTTACAGTCTTCCCTATCTGCAAACCAACTTCAGAACAACCA GTGGTTTGAAGGGAAGAAATTTGGAATGAGATGA